One Natator depressus isolate rNatDep1 chromosome 5, rNatDep2.hap1, whole genome shotgun sequence DNA segment encodes these proteins:
- the LOC141988275 gene encoding interferon epsilon-like: protein MTTLSFLHICLVLLFSTKTSSVDSNMLHFQQNKVNQASLQLLEKMGGRFPVQCLNENSNFISLQNVLSSREFQKENVIVALQEILQQIFNIFSKSQLQTAWDRSSMVAFQNGLHHQIELLKTWFNGEKKMETTYPQNEDFTILKVKKYFHVIDNFLKEKQYSLCASEIIREEMRRCFLFIDQLTKRLKN, encoded by the coding sequence ATGACCACCCTGAGTTTCCTGCACATTTGCCTTGTCCTGCTCTTCTCCACCAAAACCTCATCTGTGGACAGTAATATGCTTCACTTCCAGCAAAACAAAGTGAACCAAGCTAGTTTACAGCTTCTGGAAAAAATGGGAGGACGATTTCCTGTGCAATGTCTAAATGAAAATTCAAACTTCATATCCCTCCAGAATGTTCTCAGCTCCAGAGAGTTCCAGAAGGAGAATGTCATTGTGGCACTCCAGGAGATCCTCCAACAAATCTTCAACATCTTCAGCAAAAGTCAACTCCAGACTGCCTGGGATAGGAGTTCCATGGTTGCATTCCAAAATGGACTTCACCATCAAATTGAGCTGCTGAAGACATGGTTCAATGGAGAAAAAAAGATGGAGACCACCTACCCACAAAATGAGGACTTCACCATACTGaaagtgaagaaatatttccatgtGATAGACaatttcctgaaagaaaagcaatacagcCTGTGTGCCTCTGAGATCATCCGTGAGGAAATGAGAAGATGTTTTCTGTTTATTGACCAACTCACAAAAAGGCTTAAAAACTAA